A window of Tachypleus tridentatus isolate NWPU-2018 chromosome 7, ASM421037v1, whole genome shotgun sequence genomic DNA:
GGGTTTAGCCTGTTTTAATGGAGTTGTCACTGCAATAGTGGGCTTTCTTCTTTTTGATGGTCAAAGTTACCACTTTCACATTTGTCACAACAGAAATAGCCTCAATGGGTCTAAATATGTTTTGCACCTCTAGATGCTGCCATGCAAGTTCGCTGAGTAGCTCCTCATTAAAATTACCTACCAGGATGTCCTCCCGAACTTAGGTCGTTATTAGGTCCATGTTCTTGTGGAATTGGCTCAGATCACCTACATAGGTAGTCAGTCCCTCAGTTATTTGTCCGAAACAACTTAAGAACTGGTCCATGTACTCTTTTAATTTCCTCTTAAAGATTAGAGGCATGATATATTTAACTTAGTTTATCAGATTCTGCATATTTGACAAAAGCTTTTTATTCTTGTACTGATCCTGGTGGATGCAAAAAGAAGACACTACCGTATTCTTAACTCTTTTTAGAAGTTATGCACTGGTACTCCACCACAACAATGGGCGCTTCTTTGTGGTCCATGACTGTAGAGCAACAAGCTGCTTATGAGAGCCAGTAAAACAACTCTGACTAGCAGAATTCGTTTCTCAGTGGAACATTCAATCTCATCCTCTCATATCCAGTGGCTTTGACCAGAACCAGAGTTGCAGTGTTCTGATTGGCAACAAACTGGAAGTTAAATAGAGACCTTTCTATGCAGTTTCGGATTCGCCAGATGCCCCATCCTTCTGGTAGATCTCAGTTATCCACATTTCTTTACCACCAATATTCCTTCACAGAGACATAAGCTTATTTGTGTATAATTGATATAGAAGATGTGTGCAGACCTCTCTCACTCAATAGCTGAAagctaacaaaaaaaaagtcatcaaCTTTTGAGAATTGGAAAAAGCGTTATATGCAGAGATAGACACGCTTACCATATTCTACAGCTAACCCATTCAACTCTCTCTGTGAATGGACTTTTTTCTGCCACCAACAAGTACTTCCACACTTGGAGAAAACCACTAGGGCTATTTACTCAATAATAACAAGTCATCACAAGAAAAtcccacaaaaacaaacaaacaaacggtgtCGTAACACCAGACTTTTCCGATTCTCTCTGTTTGTGGTATTTCCAGTTAAAACTAATTTCCCAACAAGTGTGATAAATTATTCCACAATAGTCGCAGAGTTTGCCAAGGAAATTCACAAGAATTGTTGTGGTTGAGTTTCTGTCATTTGAATGAAAAATAAGGAGTCTGAACACATACAAAGgagtaaacatttctgttttaaataacaGATAAAGATGTAATGAATATATCCATGAAGAATGAGTAAAACATTCCCTTCTCTTCTTCTTAGTGAATGTTTAGTCTTACTTTCTGTAACCTGATTATATAATTCATGCCAAAATAAATACTAGATTAATTTTATCAGATAGTGCAATATTTGCCCCCATTCTCTAGCGTGTAATAAAATATGGACAAGTTGTGGTTCACAATTAATACTGAGGAGTAGGCCAACAATATTCCAACGTCAACACATAAAatagataacaataaaacaagtagTTACTTTAAATTGCCATGATTTACTTATAAGTGAGTTTGAGTCATCAGTCTTTTATAACTGTACACACATTTCTAACCCCTAACCATTATAGTGCCAGACAAGATATATTGTTTAAACTGCAACATAACTTCCAAATCAACATACACTGTTGCACTTTTCAACTAAGTCACTGTACATCATTATAATAAAACTCACAGAATCATTAAATTTGTATCAGCATTTCATCATTGTGAACTCACTAGGACTATTTGCTCTTTTTGCTGTATCctcataaaattttaatttttttgttttttaacctagGTTCTGATTGGTTCCACCAGCTGTACAGCTGGCCTCAACATTCTTGTTAAACTTGATAAAAAGGCTCAATCAGCTCTTGGCTGTCCCCAAAAAGAAATTATACATTTGACaaaagaaagaatgaaaataaaatgtataattaccCTGTGCCTCGCACCATGTTACTTTAATGAATTGCATAAAGTAGGACAAGTATTTTGAGTTTTGCTACAAAAATATgcagtttttcttgtttttttttatttgcaaaacaCCAAAAAGTTATTTGATAAATAAGACATACTTAActttaatggattttttttaaatttggtacATTGTATATAATTTGCAATTAAATGTAGAGCTTGATCTGAAAATAAGCTGCATATGCTTAGTTTTTCAACAAAGACAGCTCAATCATAACCCACATTTTTGTGTACATTTATGCAAAAAAGTCACATTAGCTATGGGTCTAAAATTTTTAGGCTGTTTATAATTCTAGAAAATGATACAGGGAAAAAGAAATTTTTACCAAACTTTCAGAAGAGTTGAAAAGCCTTGTTCAATTCTCTTTCCTACATACCACTCGTAAAATGGTGGATTTGTCAGCACATGGCCAATTTATAGATGACATAACAAATGATATGCAAACTATTTGAAGCAAATTAggtgtacatttttaaataagcTCTACAGATGATGATGGAACTGGAATCCTTCAAACTCATAGATAAACAACTAAGGACACCATTTCAAAGTTATGGAATCATCATATcaagtaatatttaaacattaactcatgttaactgtaataaataaaaaaaattgggaaattaTTTCCAGAGATGACAAAAGAGGGAAAACTGCATACAAGTGGACAGCAAGAGGAAAGTCAGGAATTATCCTAACTTTATGAAACTTCTCTACACATCATGATGTATGAATAATTTGTATCAAGAAAGAGGGCATGTTGGTAACAGACCTCATATAGAAAATAGATAAAAGATATGCTAGCTTCACAGTATATGACCAGGAAATTCCTGTGCATTACATGACAGGTTCAACTTTCCACAATAACAAATGAGCAGTCATTGTAATAGCAaaaagtgaaatactaataccatgatttgttaaagttatatttacatCTAGTAATTGTGATGTAACAGAACTCTAGTGTGTTCTGATGCATTAATGGTCGATAGAATGGTAGAATATACTTTAAGTCATGTCCTTAATCTCTTAGGCATTGCATGAATAATTGAAATACTCTATGGAAGTCTAACCTGAAATTAAAAGTTAGTCAtcccacagttttttttttttttttttttataacataaatcTTTAATACTATGAAGACTCAACTCTGTGAATGGCTTATGTCTTTGTACgttattctttcaaaataattattcagGGTTTACTATATCTCACTTGTACTTTTTTCACTGAACACTGGCTTTTATTCCTTTATGTATGTACACTTTATAATGGTacagtttctttctttaattgTTTATGGATCATCTGTATGATATCTGTTCATCATAACCTTATGCTCATAGTTTAGTGTTTCTTATCTTTCTAATGCAAAGAAATCAACATGCTCTGACTATATGTATGTGGCCTAAAAGAACAGACAAAAACTAGTTCAAATGCTATTTGTGAATGCACAGCATTTAGACTGTAGAAATACCCTGAGGTTGCATAGACTTGCCTAGTTTTAGTATACATTGGCTCTTAGTTGTTGGAGTCTCTACTTTCTAATTCACCACCTTTccaaacaagttacaaatatattgCAGATGCTGTAAGAATTTGGTGGTTTTTGACATATAATTAATAATCCTCTATATAATTTGAATACTTGAGTATTTCTGAAAGTACCAGCAGTTCCTGGGTCATTCTGTGTCAACTCAGCAAAGGTGGTTGCTTGACCATCCCAGAATCTCTTGAAATTTTGTAGAAATGATCTTTGGCATCTGAAACTGACACCTGTCAATTTTTTAGctgaaataacattttcattattttttgcccaatgaaaatttttattaaatcactTGCAAGTTGGAAATTGAATGAGAGCCCACTTTTAGATGTCTATATCTATTGAAATATAAGTCTTAGTGTCTTAGTTTTCAGAAAATGTTCAGATGTTTCTGGTGAATGGAGAGAATGCAGCAAATGCTGGCAAACAAGCCTTGGTTTTTTGCTTAAGACCTCTCAAATTCAGGATTTGTTCTAAAATTGCAAATAAAGTGGATTTCCAAAAAATTAGGAAAACATATCTTTAATACGTAGAATCTAGTTGATCAATTTTATTGTAAGAATAATATCTGGGTTACATTACGAATGCCTAAACATCTGTAGTTCTGGAGTATTAATGGGAGTTATGGCCAATCAAAGTTGacacaaaaaaaatttattaattttctaatggCCAGATGGACATCTTGAGTCATGGGTAGGTTGATGAACTTTATAGTAGTAAAAGATGGTAGTATAGTTTACTTGTGTGCCAAGTTTCAATATCCTTCTATAATGCCTTCATGTTCAAATAGTCAatcaatttaattaaataattcaactCACTGATTGAAGACAAAGCAACTTGAGACCTTTATTGAGAAAGATTTGTTAATCATACAAAGGCATTTATTAACTCATGTATACAACAAGCTCAGAACATATAAAAAAAGTTGTAAGTTCATTTGTTACTAGACAAAAATTTTTCATATGACTTGTGAATTACTTTAGTCGTTGCAGTATTCAGTGTGTACTGCCGACCTGTGCGGGTTGTTTTCGCTGGTTCAATGCAGCAGAGCACATGAACAATTGGAACACAACAAATGTCCTCAGGATGAGGCCACCTGAATGATGGAGATGGACCACTGGGATGCATGAACTTCAATTTTATGTCTTCATGCTCCTGATCAGTTTCAGATACCAACCTTAGCCACCACTTCCCATTATAAATGCAGGCTACATACTGGCCTGGATGCGCCTTTGTAGCTGAGGCTGTCATTGCACTCGAGGAGAAGAATACTTTATCTTGTCCAAACACTCTGCTGATCTTGAGCCACCCTCCATCTGGAATGAAAGAGTGGTTATCTCTTGTGCCTGGAATTGTCCATGCATACTTGTATTGCACTTCCAACATTTCAGATCAAGGCAAATTCTGTGTTTAAGAAGGTCTGTGTCTTCTTGTCTCAGATTTTGTAGATGAGtcaattttatgttataacaGTGAACTGTTTTGTTGGCACTGTTTTCCATTTGACAACTTCACACCAACCGAGCAATGTGGAAGTGCAGCCATGGAAAGTGAAACACAATGAATGAAGCACCAGGATCTGGACTGGTTTTTATATACTTTCACTAGCAATGACAATGCAAGGGTCAGCAGAAACACACCCAGGCATGCATGTGGTAAGCAAGTTGCAGCAAGTTGGATGACATCAGCCCTATCCATGTTCATACTGAAATGGGGTGTGTTAAATAATGTGCTACACCGAATCTTGTGCATAAGTAAACTAAGGTTTTTCTTGAAGTTGCTATGTATGACGACCTGATGACGTCATAATAGTCTCTCTCTATGactaaacagaaatattaacacTGGCCCCATACTCCCAACAATGAGTGGACGCACATGTTGGGTCAGCAGTATAATAACTTTAGCATGAAGGCATTACAGAAGGATATTGGCACACAAGTAGACAATACTTCCATCTTTTGCTACCATAAATTTCATCAACCTTTCCATTACTCAAGAGGTCCATCTGGccattagaaaattaatttttttttaccaatgtcAACTTTGATTGGCCATAACTCCCTTTTATACTCCAGAACTACAGCTTTTTAATCATTGGTGATGTAATTCAGATATTATTCCTACAATTAAATTGATCAAATATATTAGAGATAtatttttcctaaatttttgaaaATCCACTTTATTTGCGATTTTTGTACAAATCCTGGTTTTGAGAAGTCATAAGCAAAAAACAGGCTTGTTTGCCAGCATTTGATGCATTCTCTCCAATTACCAGAAACATCTGAACATCTTCTGAAAATTTGAAGACACTAGGACTTATATTTCAAGAGATATAGACATCTGAAAGTGGGTTCCCATTCAATTTACAACTTGCAAgtgatttaatgaaaatttccATTGGGCAAAAAATTATGACAATGTTGGAATTTCAGCTACAAAATTACCAGATGTCAGCTTCAGATGCCAAAGATCATTTCTAAATAGTTTCCAGAGATTCTGAGATTGTCAGGCAACCAACCTTCCCTAATCTCACTgagttgacatggaatgaccctactatgaattttttttatttgttacaactGAAAACAGGAACAAACTACAATACAAAGGACTAATTTATTTCCACTTGTGCAAGAAAAAGAAATGTGACAACAATAACAGGtgtgaaactattgttttataatgctagatttatttttacattaggcAGTGAGTATCATATAACATTTTCCACCaggaaatttttaattttgatacttGAGCAATTATGCAATCATTACTGAATGTcagcaatttttattttatttttttttcttatcttacaTTTCAATAAATCCTTGAAATATTTTCAGATAGGATTCTCTTTGGAATACTAAACTGGTTTTAATATTAGTTTGCAAATAACTTTTACTCAGTTTCTCATGTAGTTCTTAGCTGGATAAAAACTGTCTCTCTAGGGAACAGTCCAATATCTTTTAATGTTTCACTTGGTTTCAATTCACTGAGGTTACGACGAGGAAAATTTGTCACTAATTCATAGTTCTCTCTTGGAAAACCTTGTGCAGCCACATACAAAACAAGAGCCTGCAATGAAACAGAGACAAAACAAAATCATCTTAATTATTAATGGAAACAAATACCAGAACaagagaaataattaataaacaattataatttattttgtaatgtttaatgtttagATTAATGTATCtatcttttgttttatcaaaaaacCTTTCTCTTTCTTACCTGTAACTGAGAAGAAGATGGAAACTGTTTTTGTTGACGCTCTCCAGTAGGAAACCGTAACATTATTTTTGATTCTGGatctgaaagaaaatatttttaaaacaacaaacattatcttcacataaaacaaaaactgcgACATTAAGAACTCAAATCtcacaatttttaaattaaacttatgaTTAATAAATCGAagcaaaaatattatactttttaaaacaacaactgattatCATTTCACATTTCTCCAAATATCACTCTTtaaaaaatgatgaaatatataACCTTTGATtgaaaaagtgttaaaagacataccATCACTGCTACCCAAGAAGTCTTCCCACTGTTCTAATGGATTACTTTCATCAGTAATTTCAATATCATCCATTTTCTTTTTCAACTTGTGGTTTGTGTCTTCTTTATCTAAATTTGAGATACTTCCACCTGAATAATTTTTTACAACATGTGGCTCTAGTGTGCTTGTGTTTTTATTCCAAGATGTTTTAGTAGTGTCTGACAATGAACTTACAGAACGTAACTCACAAGTCTTTATGACACTTTCATCACCTCTTTCTGAGCCAATTTCATGCTCAGCAAAAACTGAAACATCTGAAATATTTTCAAGTGAAGCCTGAATTGCTGCTTTCATCTGAGACTCCTCACTTTGGTCCAGTATTTTATCCTGATAGATAGATATAAACCATGATTTATTGATCAATATGATTcttttatttaaagataataaaataacaaagaaatgaatTGTTTCactgaagttttaaaaataataattgttttggcttgaactttattacaatttttttttcaaatttgacaAACATTTCTTGATGCCACTTAAGAGAATGTTTCAAACAGTCAAATACAAAGTAATGcaaatattaaaaagtttatgTCAATATTAAgatcataaaaaataatgaaaagaaaattctcAGTTAGGTAGAAGGATCAAATGTTGACTTCAgcagaaaatgttttaatgtgaGTGCTTCAAAAATCACTCATTGACTAATAACTATATAATCTTTTGTTTATGCTATAAAACAACTTaaggttttcaaaataatttttaaaatctagaaaatatttttttaatctttcaattatgaaaactatagaaaaagttgtttttttaatagtaaGCTTAAAACTCAAAATGATTATCTTAGAAACCTAATGGAATTTGCTCActgatatacatttttgtttttgagatAACATTCTAGCCTGTAAGTACAGATTCTCAAAAAATGTTAGTTGGCAAACTTTTTCCAAAGAAACTTCTACAGCAAATACTTACTAAGGTATTGAAAACAAACActtatcaataaaaattttattgaaattccCAAAATTAAAGAACACAAGATTAATGAAAAGAAACCAAATGTAATTCTCACAGTCTTGGATTTCTTTATAGGTGGGCCTGGAACAGAACCATCTGGTGTGGGATATTCATAAAGAAATTTGGTCACTAGACAAAGAATAATTAAGCccaatttatattaatgatacaaTTCTTCACAAGGTTAAGATCTAAAATATGATAAATGCTAGTTGAAATGCTTTATGAATTTAGCttaattatcaaaaaaaaaaataatagtggGTGCACATTAAGAAAAACAGTTACATTTTAGTCTTAGAAAtgctgataaaaatatttttgaaataggtGTTTGGATAAAATTAAATTGCTTCAACACTAACAAACCATGTATAATTGCAAACAACtgattattttgaagttaaaaattatctgttgtgaaatcCCTTTCCAATTCTTTTGAATATGATACCCAAATGTCAAACATTACATTTAACACTTTCtaagaaataacttaaaatattatttacacaactgaaaaaTCAATTTcacacaatttaattttttttttgttttcataaaacatcTATTTCTATCTTGATAGTCAAATACACAcccaacaataaagaaaatagaactactgagatTTGAGAGAAAGCTTATCAGAAAAATCTATCAAACAGAAACCTTTCATTGTAAGTTACATTAgtacaataaaatgaaatttacacAATTGAAAAAATCATGCAAATGTGATGGTTTAAAATAAGcaacttaaaaaaagaacaagCATGTACTTACCCAAATCACAAAATGAAACTGGATCTACTTTATTCCATACAACTAAATTTTCtcctttaaaagaaacaaaatatgttatcaaAATATGCTTCATGAAACTTACAGGTGATAATATAAGTGCTGCAactaattatattacatatatcattAGCTACATAAACAGATTAGAAATTTTATAGGTGTTTCacctgaaattttttttttaaatataagtaatcATTAGTGAAACTGATTTATACCctcacaaatttaaaaatttcctATACTACTGAGAAAGTACAgctatatacaaaaacaaacatgattaacactaattttttatgtacaacacttgagttgttcatttgttttatatatgacaCACACACATTCTGTAATAGTAATCATGGTTTCAGCCAAAAGTCATTATATATTATTGACTTACACATTTCCCTACTAACCTCAGTAAGTTTTCTGTGAAATCAGTTTAGTATTTGATCTTTAATTATTTacctttcatttttatattaaaaaaagaaacatatcctgtattttttttcattcactaacCACAGAAAAGTTTTCAAATCAGTACTATAATTTAGTGTGTATTACGTTAATTCTATACAAGTATGGAAATTATAAGAGATGAAGAgtactgaaaatacaaataaatcagCAAATAAAGGGAAAATTTGAGAAATGGTAATTTTATTCAATGTTATTCTGCTCAACTATTACAAAAAGGCCCATTCTGATGAGAAATCACAAACAGAATATATACTTGTGCATTTGTTTTCTAAAGCAAAGCC
This region includes:
- the LOC143256886 gene encoding UBX domain-containing protein 7-like isoform X2 — its product is METVNLNAEEPVAKQMLEACNGNLEMAVNMHVDTQASECDIEETSSNPSTSQSENSVRSPIPQTRGILVEDRFVYKFRPRRTHSLSVFDAFRDFQSESRIQEEQLTGNKDAQYSRKRKTLEDLFCPPLDLIHRGSFDSARDMGKHTNRWLMVNIQDIQEFQCQVLNRDVWSSPAVKSIVSEHFIFWQVYLDSEEGSWYAQFYKVSQYPYVAILDPRTGENLVVWNKVDPVSFCDLVTKFLYEYPTPDGSVPGPPIKKSKTDKILDQSEESQMKAAIQASLENISDVSVFAEHEIGSERGDESVIKTCELRSVSSLSDTTKTSWNKNTSTLEPHVVKNYSGGSISNLDKEDTNHKLKKKMDDIEITDESNPLEQWEDFLGSSDDPESKIMLRFPTGERQQKQFPSSSQLQALVLYVAAQGFPRENYELVTNFPRRNLSELKPSETLKDIGLFPRETVFIQLRTT
- the LOC143256886 gene encoding UBX domain-containing protein 7-like isoform X3, yielding MAACSSVVSNDKDMKTLIEQFCAITDAEEPVAKQMLEACNGNLEMAVNMHVDTQASECDIEETSSNPSTSQSENSVRSPIPQTRGILVEDRFVYRIQEEQLTGNKDAQYSRKRKTLEDLFCPPLDLIHRGSFDSARDMGKHTNRWLMVNIQDIQEFQCQVLNRDVWSSPAVKSIVSEHFIFWQVYLDSEEGSWYAQFYKVSQYPYVAILDPRTGENLVVWNKVDPVSFCDLVTKFLYEYPTPDGSVPGPPIKKSKTDKILDQSEESQMKAAIQASLENISDVSVFAEHEIGSERGDESVIKTCELRSVSSLSDTTKTSWNKNTSTLEPHVVKNYSGGSISNLDKEDTNHKLKKKMDDIEITDESNPLEQWEDFLGSSDDPESKIMLRFPTGERQQKQFPSSSQLQALVLYVAAQGFPRENYELVTNFPRRNLSELKPSETLKDIGLFPRETVFIQLRTT
- the LOC143256886 gene encoding UBX domain-containing protein 7-like isoform X1, coding for MAACSSVVSNDKDMKTLIEQFCAITDAEEPVAKQMLEACNGNLEMAVNMHVDTQASECDIEETSSNPSTSQSENSVRSPIPQTRGILVEDRFVYKFRPRRTHSLSVFDAFRDFQSESRIQEEQLTGNKDAQYSRKRKTLEDLFCPPLDLIHRGSFDSARDMGKHTNRWLMVNIQDIQEFQCQVLNRDVWSSPAVKSIVSEHFIFWQVYLDSEEGSWYAQFYKVSQYPYVAILDPRTGENLVVWNKVDPVSFCDLVTKFLYEYPTPDGSVPGPPIKKSKTDKILDQSEESQMKAAIQASLENISDVSVFAEHEIGSERGDESVIKTCELRSVSSLSDTTKTSWNKNTSTLEPHVVKNYSGGSISNLDKEDTNHKLKKKMDDIEITDESNPLEQWEDFLGSSDDPESKIMLRFPTGERQQKQFPSSSQLQALVLYVAAQGFPRENYELVTNFPRRNLSELKPSETLKDIGLFPRETVFIQLRTT
- the LOC143256886 gene encoding UBX domain-containing protein 7-like isoform X4; this translates as MLEACNGNLEMAVNMHVDTQASECDIEETSSNPSTSQSENSVRSPIPQTRGILVEDRFVYKFRPRRTHSLSVFDAFRDFQSESRIQEEQLTGNKDAQYSRKRKTLEDLFCPPLDLIHRGSFDSARDMGKHTNRWLMVNIQDIQEFQCQVLNRDVWSSPAVKSIVSEHFIFWQVYLDSEEGSWYAQFYKVSQYPYVAILDPRTGENLVVWNKVDPVSFCDLVTKFLYEYPTPDGSVPGPPIKKSKTDKILDQSEESQMKAAIQASLENISDVSVFAEHEIGSERGDESVIKTCELRSVSSLSDTTKTSWNKNTSTLEPHVVKNYSGGSISNLDKEDTNHKLKKKMDDIEITDESNPLEQWEDFLGSSDDPESKIMLRFPTGERQQKQFPSSSQLQALVLYVAAQGFPRENYELVTNFPRRNLSELKPSETLKDIGLFPRETVFIQLRTT